In Janibacter cremeus, a genomic segment contains:
- a CDS encoding SMP-30/gluconolactonase/LRE family protein, with protein sequence MRHDRGVPAPLAFLEGPVLDGAGGLYMVDVAWGRILYVDRYGEFRVVVEYDGEPNGLALAGPDRLLVADYQRGLVEIADLRGEPRVGVVVHEVDGAAFHGLNDLVVTSDGTVYVTDQGDSGLDDPYGRLLRVRLPAGGENATEEGNATQVAVEVVLEGIPSPNGLVWDEKSATVFVAVTRDNAIWRVPLVESVPHRVGRYLQLSGGLGPDGMAAGPQGTLLVAHLGLGVVWVFDPTGTAVMALHSPTGRAVTNLCVTDNGRVFVTESETSTVLTADLSRLLDHDFPRRNLS encoded by the coding sequence ATGCGCCACGACCGGGGTGTCCCTGCACCGTTGGCTTTCTTGGAGGGACCGGTGCTCGACGGTGCCGGCGGTCTGTACATGGTGGATGTGGCGTGGGGTCGGATCCTGTACGTCGACCGGTACGGTGAGTTCCGGGTCGTCGTCGAGTACGACGGCGAGCCGAATGGCTTGGCTCTTGCCGGTCCGGACCGTCTGCTGGTGGCCGACTACCAGCGAGGGCTTGTGGAGATCGCCGACTTGCGTGGGGAGCCACGGGTGGGAGTGGTGGTCCACGAGGTCGACGGTGCAGCTTTTCACGGTCTCAACGATCTGGTCGTTACCAGCGACGGCACTGTCTACGTGACGGACCAGGGTGACTCGGGTCTGGACGATCCTTACGGAAGGTTGCTGCGGGTCCGTCTCCCCGCAGGGGGCGAGAACGCGACCGAAGAAGGGAATGCGACGCAGGTCGCTGTCGAGGTGGTGCTCGAGGGCATCCCCAGCCCGAACGGTCTGGTCTGGGACGAGAAGAGCGCTACGGTCTTCGTCGCAGTCACCCGTGACAACGCCATCTGGCGGGTGCCCTTGGTGGAGTCCGTTCCCCATCGCGTCGGACGATACCTGCAGCTTAGCGGTGGCTTGGGGCCGGACGGCATGGCTGCCGGCCCGCAGGGCACGCTGCTGGTGGCCCACCTCGGCCTCGGGGTGGTCTGGGTCTTCGACCCCACCGGCACCGCCGTCATGGCCCTGCATAGCCCAACGGGACGAGCCGTCACCAACCTGTGCGTCACCGACAACGGACGCGTCTTTGTCACCGAGTCCGAGACATCGACGGTGCTCACCGCTGACCTTTCGCGCCTGCTGGATCACGACTTCCCAAGGAGAAATCTCTCATGA
- a CDS encoding fumarylacetoacetate hydrolase family protein, with product MRFATLEIAGSDQACIRRSDRDWAPLNHVRPEFQGDLLVFLDSGTWLTDEFVGLQQVADDMPSHMVIREADARFQPPYRRPRKIWGIGLNYGKHAGDLSEQAPDQPASFIKADHTIIGAGEAIVLPTQSERTTAEAEVGLVVGRRTQGVDPTDAMAHVFGVCAVLDQTAEDILQLNPRYLTRSKNFPTFFSFGPEVVTLDEFLAEGPLEDIEVCTLLDGSEVRRDRVANMTHAPADLVSFHSQMMPLYPGDIISTGTPGAGVLTPGCVAEARIDGLMPLLNPVRAEQV from the coding sequence ATGCGATTCGCAACACTGGAGATCGCCGGGTCCGATCAGGCCTGCATCCGCCGGTCCGACCGCGATTGGGCTCCACTGAATCACGTGCGTCCAGAGTTCCAAGGTGACCTGCTGGTTTTCCTGGACAGCGGGACTTGGCTTACCGACGAGTTCGTCGGTCTGCAGCAAGTCGCCGACGACATGCCATCACACATGGTCATTCGGGAGGCCGACGCGCGCTTCCAGCCGCCGTATCGGCGACCGCGCAAGATCTGGGGCATCGGCCTCAACTACGGCAAGCATGCTGGTGACTTGTCCGAGCAAGCGCCGGACCAGCCGGCTTCCTTCATCAAGGCAGATCACACCATTATCGGTGCTGGTGAGGCCATCGTCCTGCCGACGCAGAGCGAGCGCACGACCGCCGAGGCGGAGGTCGGACTAGTCGTGGGGAGGCGTACCCAGGGCGTCGACCCGACAGACGCCATGGCCCACGTGTTCGGTGTGTGTGCCGTCCTGGACCAAACCGCGGAGGACATCCTCCAGCTCAACCCGCGCTACCTCACTCGGTCGAAGAACTTCCCCACCTTTTTCTCTTTCGGCCCCGAGGTCGTGACCCTCGACGAGTTCCTTGCCGAGGGTCCTCTGGAGGACATCGAGGTGTGCACGCTCCTGGACGGATCCGAGGTGCGGCGGGATCGCGTGGCCAACATGACCCACGCACCGGCTGATCTGGTGAGCTTTCACAGTCAGATGATGCCGCTCTATCCGGGCGACATCATTTCCACAGGCACCCCAGGCGCTGGTGTTCTCACGCCAGGATGCGTGGCCGAGGCCCGAATTGACGGACTCATGCCGCTGCTGAACCCAGTGCGCGCCGAGCAGGTGTGA
- a CDS encoding mandelate racemase/muconate lactonizing enzyme family protein has translation MTRITSIQARTVAIPLDTPTAMARREVTERHYCFVRITDEDGNTGIGFCYAGNFGGPLLSGAVRDLVAPILVGHDSRNVRALWDEVYAETILHGRAGLVTRAHSAVDIALWDLNARAVGQPLWQFLGGATTRDWVPAYASGGYYLAGKTPDDLADEMKGYVELGFDAVKMKVGRVGVAPEADAERLAAVRAAVGSEVKVMLDANNAWPDLPTALGALRLLEPYDPYWIEEPFFPDDIINHARLAERTPVTVATGEIEQGRWRHLQLLTQGAAGILQTDAAVCGGITEYQRIADTAASFGVSMCPHWFHDLHVHLVGSLTNGQYVEYFPNDQVLNFRRAVSHQLEIVPAGVRLPTRHGLGFDFVDDVVEDCALDSWA, from the coding sequence ATGACCCGCATTACCAGTATCCAGGCGCGCACCGTGGCGATTCCCCTGGATACCCCCACCGCGATGGCCCGTAGAGAGGTGACCGAGCGGCACTACTGCTTTGTGCGCATCACCGACGAGGACGGCAACACGGGCATCGGGTTCTGCTACGCCGGCAACTTCGGTGGCCCCTTGCTCTCCGGTGCCGTGCGAGACCTGGTGGCCCCCATTCTGGTGGGCCATGACAGCCGAAACGTCCGCGCACTTTGGGACGAGGTCTACGCCGAGACCATCCTGCATGGCCGAGCTGGACTTGTGACTCGGGCCCACAGCGCGGTCGACATCGCTCTTTGGGATCTGAACGCCAGGGCCGTGGGGCAGCCTTTGTGGCAATTCCTTGGGGGTGCGACCACGCGGGACTGGGTACCCGCATACGCCAGCGGTGGCTACTACCTCGCCGGCAAGACCCCCGATGATCTGGCAGACGAGATGAAGGGCTATGTGGAGCTGGGCTTCGACGCGGTGAAGATGAAAGTCGGTCGGGTGGGTGTTGCTCCGGAAGCGGACGCCGAACGCCTGGCCGCAGTCCGGGCTGCGGTGGGGTCAGAGGTCAAGGTGATGCTCGATGCCAACAATGCGTGGCCGGACCTCCCCACCGCACTGGGTGCGCTACGGCTGCTGGAGCCGTATGACCCGTACTGGATCGAGGAGCCCTTCTTTCCTGACGACATCATCAACCATGCCAGGTTGGCAGAGCGCACCCCGGTGACCGTAGCAACCGGTGAGATCGAGCAGGGCCGCTGGCGCCATCTCCAACTGCTCACCCAGGGCGCCGCGGGCATCTTGCAGACTGACGCCGCCGTTTGTGGCGGGATCACCGAGTACCAGCGCATCGCCGACACTGCCGCCTCATTCGGCGTGTCCATGTGCCCGCACTGGTTCCATGACCTGCATGTGCATCTGGTCGGGTCCCTGACCAACGGGCAGTATGTGGAGTACTTCCCCAACGACCAGGTGCTCAACTTCCGCCGAGCGGTCTCGCACCAGTTGGAAATTGTGCCCGCTGGGGTGAGGCTGCCGACTCGCCATGGACTCGGCTTCGACTTCGTCGATGACGTGGTCGAGGACTGCGCCCTGGACAGCTGGGCCTAG